Part of the Kitasatospora sp. NBC_01266 genome, AGGCGCGGATCCAGGTGGAGTTCAACCGCAAGGAGGACGAGCAGCTGCTCGCCGATGACGCGGGGTCCGACGACACGGACGACGCCACCGATGGTGACGACAACGACGAAGCCGCAGACGAGCAGTGAGCAAGAAGAGAAGAGCAGAGGAGGCGTAGCCGTGGACATCGACATGAGTGCCCTGCGTGGGCTGGTGACCGAGAAGAACATCCCGTTCGACCTGCTGGTCGAGTCGATCGAGTCGGCGCTCCTCATCGCGTACCACCGGACCGAGGGCTCGCGCCGTCGGGCCCGCGTCGAGCTGAACCGCAAGACCGGCCATGTGACCGTGTGGGCGCTTGAGGACGCGAGCGAGCTCGAGGAGGGCGTGGAGCCCAAGGAGTTCGACGACACCCCGAGCGGTTTCGGCCGGATCGCCGCCAGCACCGCCAAGCAGGTCATCCTGCAGCGGCTGCGCGACGCCGCCGACGACCAGACCTTCGGCGAGTACGCGGGCAAGGAGGGCGACATCGTCACCGGTGTCGTCCAGCAGGGCAACGACCCGAAGAACGTGCTGGTGGACATCGGCAAGCTGGAGGCCATCCTGCCCCCGCAGGAGCAGGTCCCCGGTGAGGAGTACAAGCACGGCACCCGGCTGCGCAGCTACGTGGTCGCGGTCCGCCGCGGCGTGCGCGGCGCCTCGGTGACGCTCTCGCGCACCCACCCCAACCTGGTGCGCAAGCTCTTCGCGCTGGAGGTCCCGGAGATCGCCGACGGTTCGGTGGAGATCGCCGCGATCGCCCGCGAGGCCGGCCACCGCACCAAGATCGCCGTCTACTCGCGCCGGGCCGGCCTGAACGCCAAGGGCGCCTGCATCGGCCCGATGGGCGGCCGGGTGCGCAACGTGATGGCGGAGCTGCACGGCGAGAAGATCGACATCGTCGACTGGTCGGAGGACCCGGCCGAGATGGTGGCCAGCGCGCTGTCCCCCGCTCGGGTGACGAAGGTCGAGATCGTGGACTACGCCCAGCGCTCCGCCCGGGTGATCGTGCCCGACTACCAGCTGTCGCTGGCGATCGGCAAGGAGGGGCAGAACGCCCGTCTGGCCGCCCGCCTGACCGGGTGGCGGATCGACATCCGCCCGGACACCGAGGCCCCGGAGGGCGGCCCCGACAGGGAATCCCGCGTCGAGTAGTGGTGTTGTCGTCCAGGAGCAGCGGCCCCGGCCTGATCACCGGGGCCGCGGTCAGTCCCTGCGGAGGGGTAGACTTGATGGTGTCCGGCCGGACGCATGTCCGCGCATGCCCTGAACGCACTTGCGTGGGCTGTCGCAAGCGAGCGGCCAAACACGAGCTGTTGCGGGTCACGGCGGTCGAGGGCGTCTGCGTCCCCGATCCTCGCGGCTCGCTGCCTGGCCGGGGCGCGTACCTGCACCCCGAGTCGGCCTGCCTCGACCTGGCGGTCCGTCGCCGGGCGTTTCCGAGGGCCTTCCGGCTCCAGGGCACGCTCGACACGGAGTCACTGCGCCAGCGGGTCGAGGCTTGGGCACAGAGCGCCCCGGCGTCCTGACCCCAGCGGTCTGAGCTGGGTCTCGGGTTCGCCCGCAGGGCACGACCCCCGCCGGTGCGGGGGAGAACCACCGCACAGAGCACGGCGCGCGCACTCCGGTGCGGCACGCCACCAGTCAGGTACCTCGCGAGATGGAAGTAGGTCGAGATTGCGATGAGCACTCGATGAGTACGCGATGAGTACGCCCATGAAGTAGCGACGGTCCGGCGGAGACGACCCCGGACTTATAGACAGGAGCGAAGTGGCTAAGGTCCGGGTATATGAACTCGCCAAGGAGCTTGGCTTGGAGAGCAAGGCCGTGATGGCCAAGCTCACCGAGCTCGGTGAGTTCGTCCGTTCGGCGTCCTCGACGATCGAGGCGCCGGTCGTGCGCAAGTTGACTGATGCTCTGGGAGCGACCCCGCCCGCTGGCGGCGGTGCTGCCAAGCCTGGCCCGCGGAAGCCCGCGGCGCCCACCCCCACCGGCGCTGCCGGTGCTGCCGCACCCAAGCCGGGTGCCCCCACGCCGGGTCCGCGTCCCACCGCGACCCCCGGCCCCCGTCCGACCCCGGCCGCCGCGCCGGCTCCCGCCGCCGCGGCTCCGGCTGCTCCGGCGGCCCCCGCCGCGCCGCGTCCGGCCGGTGCCCCGACCCCGGGCCCGCGCCCGGCGGCGCGTCCCGCGGCTCCGGCCGCTCCGGCCGCCGAGTTCTCCTCCCCGGCCCCGGCCAGTGAGGCTCCGGCTCGTCCGGCCACCCCGGCCCCGGCCCAGGCCCCGGCTTCCGCGCCGCGTCCGGCAGCCGCTCCGGCCGCCGGCAGCGGTGCCCGTCCGGGCCCGCGTCCGGCCGGTCCGCGTCCGGGCAACAACCCCTTCACCTCGGGCAGCGCCACCGGTATGGCCCGCCCCGGCGACCGCCGTTCCGGTGGTCCCGGTGACCGTCCGCAGCGTCCCGCCGGTGGCCCCGGCGAGCGTCCGCGTCCCGGTGGCGACCGTCCGCAGCGTCCCGCCGGTGCGCCGGGTGACCGTCCGCAGCGTCCCGGTGGCCCCGGCGACCGTCCGCAGCGTCCGGGTGCCCCTGGCGACCGTCCGCAGCGTCCCGGTGGTCCCGGCGACCGTCCGCGTCCCGCCGGTGCCCCGGGTGCCGGTGCGCCGCGTCCCGACGGGATGCCCCGTCCGGCCGGCCCGCGTCCCGGTGGGCCGAGCCCGTCCGGCATGCCCCGTCCGAACCCCGGCATGATGCCGCAGCGTCCCGGCCCGGGTACCGGTCCGCGTCCCGGCCCCGGTGGCCGTGGTCCGGGTGGCCCCGGTGGCCGTCCGGGTGGTCCGGGTGCCGGTGGTGGCGCTCGTCCCGGCTTCCAGGGCCGTCCGGCCGGTCCGGGCTCGCGTCCGGCCGGTGGCGGCGGCTTCGGCGGCCCCCGTCCGGGTGGCGGTGCCGGTGGCGGCGGTGGCTTCGGTGGCGGCGGCGCCCGTCCCGGTGGCTTCGGCGGCCGTCCTGGCGGCCCGGGTGCCCGTGGTGGCACGCAGGGTGCCTTCGGTCGTGGCCCGGGCGGTCGCCCGGCCCGTGGCCGCAAGTCGAAGCGTCAGCGTCGCCAGGAGTACGAGGCCATGCAGGCCCCGTCCGTCGGCGGTGTGATGCTGCCTCGCGGCAACGGGCAGACCGTCCGCCTGTCGCGTGGTGCCTCGCTGATGGACTTCGCGGAGAAGATCAACGCCAACCCGGCCGCGCTCGTCTCGGTGATGTTCAACCTCGGTGAGATGGTCACCGCGACCCAGTCGGTCGCCGACGCGACCCTCGAGCTGCTGGCCGGCGAGATGGGCTTCGTGCTCGAGATCGTCAGCCGTGACGACGAGGACCGCGAGCTGCTGGAGTCGTTCGACATCGACTTCGGTGCCGACGAGGGCGACGAGGACGAGCTCATGCCTCGCCCGCCGGTCGTCACCGTCATGGGTCACGTCGACCACGGTAAGACCCGCCTGCTCGACGCGATCCGCAAGAGCAACGTGGTCGCGGGCGAGGCCGGTGGCATCACCCAGCACATCGGTGCCTACCAGGTCACCGCCGAGGTCAACGGCGAGGACCGGAAGATCACCTTCCTCGACACCCCGGGTCACGAGGCGTTCTCCGCCATGCGTGCCCGTGGTGCCAAGTCCACCGACATCGCGATCCTGGTGGTCGCGGCCAACGACGGTGTCATGCCGCAGACGGTCGAGGCGCTCAACCACGCCAAGGCCGCCGGTGTGCCGATCGTGGTCGCGGTCAACAAGATCGACGTCGAGGGTGCGGACCCGGTCAAGGTCCGCGGTCAGCTGACCGAGTTCGGTCTGGTGGCCGAGGAGTACGGCGGCGACACCATGTTCGTCGACATCTCCGCCCGCCAGGGCCTGCACATCGACCAGCTGCTGGAGGCCGTGGTCCTGACCGCGGACGCCTCGCTGGACCTGCGGGCCAACCCGGAGCAGGACGCGCAGGGTATCGCCATCGAGGCGCACCTGGACAAGGGCCGCGGCGCCATGGCGACCGTCCTGGTCCAGCGCGGTACGCTCCGCGTCGGCGACTCGATCGCGGTGGGTGACGCGCACGGCCGCGTCCGCGCCATGCTCGACGAGAACGGCAAGAACGTCGACGAGGCGGGCCCGTCCCGTCCGGTCCTGCTGCTCGGTCTGACCTCGGTGCCGCGCGCCGGCGACAGCTTCATCGTTGTCGACGACGACCGCACCGCGCGCCAGATCGCCGAGAAGCGTTCGGCCCGTGACCGCAACGCCATGTTCGCCAAGCGTCCGATGCGGATCTCGCTGGAGAACCTGGACCAGGCGATCGCGGCCGGCGGCATCCAGCAGCTGAACCTGATCATCAAGGGCGACGTCTCCGGTTCGGTGGAAGCCCTCGAGGACGCGCTGGTCAAGCTGGACGTCGGCGACGAGGTCGAGCTGCGCATCCTGCACCGCGGTGTGGGTGCCATCACCGAGTCCGACGTGGACCTGGCGATGGGCTCGGACGCGATCATCATCGGCTTCAACGTCCGCGCCGAGGGCCGTGCTCGCACGGCGGCCGAGCGCGAGGGCGTCGACGTCCGGTACTACTCGGTCATCTACCAGGCGATCGAGGAGATCGAGGCGGCGCTCAAGGGCCTGCTCAAGCCGGAGTACGAGGAGGTGCGCCTCGGCTCCGCGGAGATCCGCGAGGTCTTCCGCAGCTCCAAGTTCGGCAACATCGCGGGTGTCATCGTCCGCGAGGGCCTGCTGCGCCGCAACGCCAAGGCCCGCCTCATCCGCGACGGCAAGGTCGTGGCGGAGACCCTCACCATCGAGGGCCTGCGTCGCTTCAAGGACGACGCGACCGAGGTCCGCGAGGGCTTCGAGGCCGGTGTCACCCTGGGGTCGTTCAACGACATCAAGGTGGACGACGTCATCGAGACCTTCGAGATGCGCGAGAAGCCGCGCTCGTAGCAGCTCTCTCCACCCGGGGCCGGCCGACGGGAATTTCCCGTCGACCGGCCCCGGTCTCGCTGTGTAAGGTCCTGCGCTACGAGCCCCGTTCGGGGCGCCCTACGAGGCCTTCAGGTCGGCGAGACCTGTCATACATGTTCGTGGGAACACTCACCTTCGACCTGCTGCTGGGCGATGTCCATTCGCTCAAGGAGAAGCGTTCGATCGTGCGGCCCATCGTGGCCGAACTGCAGCGCAAGTACAGCGTCTGTGCTGCGGAAGTCGGAAACCAGGAGCTGCACCGGCGGGCCGAGATCGGCCTGGCGGTGGTCTCCGGTGAGCACCGTTTCGTCACCGAGATCCTGGACAGCTGCGAGCGGTTGGTCGCCGGCCGCCCCGAAGTGCAGCTGCTCTCCGCCCGGCGGCGGTACTACGGCGACGACGATGATTGAGGTCGGGATGTGCGGGCGGCCACCCGGGAACGGGCTGTCGCCACCGTCACACCGACGAGGACCGATAGCGCTCACAAGGCTGAGCGCGGGCCGGTACGTTGGGGCGTGGGCCCCGATGGGCGCTGCGGCGTCCGGCGTACCGTGCCCACTGCACGAGGAGGCAACGTGACCGACACCGCAAGGGCGCGCAAGCTCGCCGATCGAATCCAGGTGATCGTCGCCCAGACCCTGGAACGGCGGATCAAGGACCCGCGCCTGGGCTTCGTGACCATCACCGACACCCGCGTCACCGGCGACCTGCGGGAGGCCACCGTCTTCTACACGGTCTTCGGCGACGACACCGAGCGGGAGGCGACCGCGGCCGCGCTGGAGAGCGCCAAGGGGGTGCTCCGCTCGGAGGTCGGCAAGCAGACCGGGGTGCGCTTCACCCCGTCGCTGACCTTCGTCGCCGACGCGCTGCCGGACACCGCGAAGACCATCGACGACCTGCTCGAGCGGGTCCGGGTCTCGGACGCGGCGGTACGCACCGCGGCGACCGGGGCGCAGTACGCGGGGGAGGCCGACCCCTACAAGGTGCCGGCCGCCGAGCGCGACGACGACGCGGACGAGGACGAGTAGTCATGGCAAGTGAGCCGGCGGCGGCCGGTTCGGCGAGGGCGTCGGTCACCAACTCGGTGACCGACGCCCTCGCGGTGCTTCCGGGGCAGCGCGAGGAGTCACCGGGCGGTTTCGCGGGGGAGCGGGGCGCGCGGGCCGAGGGCTCGTCGGCGCCGGACACGCAGGCCGGGTTCGAGGCGCAGTGGCAGCGGATCGTGGCCGAGATCGGGCGCTGCCCGGCGATCGACCTGATCTGCCACATCGCTCCGGACGGTGACGCGCTCGGCTCGGCGCTGGCGGTCGGGCTGGCGCTGCGCTCGCTCGGGCACCAGGTGCGGGTCTCCTTCGGGGACGACCCGCAGATCGTTCCGGACTCGCTCTCCTTCCTGCCGGGGCAGGAGCTGATCGTGCCCGCCGCCGAGCTGCCGGACCGGCCGGAGCTGGTGATCTGCTTCGACGTCGCCTCCGAGGGGCGGCTCGGCCTGCTGCGGGAGAAGGCCTTCGCGGCGCGGGCGCTGGTGGTGCTGGACCACCACGCCTCCAACCCGGGCTTCGGGACGCACCGGATCATCGACCCGGGCGTGCCGGCCACCGCCGTGCTGGTGGACGAGCTGCTGCGGCGGCTGCGGGTGCCGATCGACCGGGACATCGCCACCTGCCTGTACACCGGGGTGGCGAGCGACACCGGGTCGTTCAAGTACGCCGGCACCACGCCGGCCACCCATGAGCTGGCCGGTCGGCTGCTGGCCACCGGGATCCGGCACGACCTGATCTCCCGTCAGCTCTGGGACACCACCTCCTTCGGCTACCTGAAGGTGCTGGGTGCCGCGCTGGACCGGGCGGTGTACGAGCCCGCGGCGGCGGGTGGCCGGGGGCTGGTGTGGACCTGGGTGCCCTACCAGGACCTGGTGCTGTTCAGCGTGACGATGGAGGAGCTCGAAGGCCTGATCGACGTGCTGCGCAAGCCCGCCGAGGCCGAGGTGGCCCTGGTGCTCAAGCAGGACCCGGACGGCACGCTGCGCGGGTCCTGCCGGTCCAAGGGCGCGGTCGATCTCGCGGTCGTCTGCACGAAGCTGGGCGGGGGCGGGCACACCTTCCAGGCCGGCTTCTCGGCGCGGGAGGACGTGCCGAGCGCGATGGCGCGGTTCCGGGCCGCGCTGGCGGATTGACCGCAGGGCTTGCAACGTCTGCAAGCCCTGTTTCCAAGGTTTGCAAACATTGCAGAGAAAGAACTGATGAAGCGCAAAGGCACTGGCCCTGACGGTCTGGTCATCGTGGACAAGCCCGAGGGCATCACCTCCCACGGCGTGGTCGCCCGGCTGCGGCGGCTGGCCGGGACCAGGAAGGTCGGCCACGCCGGCACCCTGGACCCGATGGCCACCGGGGTCCTGGTGATCGGCGTCGAGCGGGCCACCCGGCTGCTCGGGCACCTGATGCTCACCGCCAAGACCTACGAGGCGACCATCCGGCTCGGCCAGACCACGATCACCGATGACCGGGAGGGCGAGGTCACCGCCTCGACGCCGGCCGACGCGGTGCCGCGGGCGGCGATCGACGAGCAGATCGCGGTGCTGACCGGCGAGATCATGCAGCAGCCCTCCAAGGTCAGCGCGATCAAGATCGACGGCAAGCGCTCCTACCACCGGGTCCGCGAGGGCGAGGACTTCGAGCTGCCGGCCCGGCCGACCACGGTGCACTCCTTCACCGTGCACGAGCTGCGGCAGGCGGTGGCCGAGGACGGCACGCCGGTGATCGACCTGGACGTCACCGTGGAGTGCTCCTCCGGCACCTACATCCGCGCGCTCGCCCGCGACCTGGGCGGCGCACTGGGCGTCGGCGGTCACCTGACGGCGCTGCGCCGGACCAGGGTCGGACCGTACGGGGTGGAATCCGCCTACACCCTGGAGCAGTTGGAGGAGCAGTTGACGGTGCTGCCGATCGGCGAGGCCGCCGCGGCGGCGTTCCCGCGCTGGGACATCGGGGCGGACGACGCGCGACTGCTCTCCACCGGGGCCCGGTTGACGGCACCCGGCCTCGGCGTGGACGGGCCGATCGCGGTCTTCGGGCCCGGCGAGCAGTTCCTCGCGCTGGTGGAGGAGAAGGGCGGCCAGGCGCGACCGGTGGCGGTCTTCGTGGGCTAGCGGCTGCGGCGTTGCCCAGGGGCGGCGCGGAAAGTCGGCTGGGTCGACTTTCCGCGCCGCCTTTTCGGTGGGTGCTGCGGGGTGGGGCGGCTCGGATCCTCACCCGGATGGACGAGCGCGCGAAGTGAAGGCCCGTGGTGAACGGGGCGGTCGGGGTCGCCCGGGGCGTGGCGCGGGCAAGCTCCTCGCGGCAGGCACGGCAGCGGTGACGGGCCCGACGGGTGTCCACCGGGCCGCCGGGGAGGGCAGCACGGATGGCTGGTGACCTGGAGGGCAGCGACCCGGCGGACCCGTACGGGGCGCTGGTCGGGATCAGTACGAGCACCGGGCGCACGCTCGGACACGGCTTCCGGGCCGATGCGGACGGCACGGTGCTCACCGCCGACGAGGTGGTGGCCGAGGCCGCCGAGCGGGGCGACGGACTCCGGGTGCGCGCGGCCGGGGAGTCCCACCCGCTCGCTCCCGGCGCGCTGACCCGCTGCCCCGAACTCGGGCTGGCCTGGCTGACCGTGGACCGGGCGGCGGTCGCCGGCGCACCGCTGCCGGTGGCCGAAGCGGCCCCGCTGCCGGGACAGGACGTGCTGCTGCCCGGCGTGGGCCGCGGCGGCCTGATCGGCGCCGGCACCGCGCTGGCCGGCGGCCTCGGCCAGGCGCGGCTGCTGTCGGGCGTACTGCTGCTCGACCTGCCGCCGGGCACCGAACCGGTGGCTGGACTGCCGGTGCTCGACCCGGCGACCGGCGTGGTGCTCGGCCTGCTGGCCCCCGCCCTGCGCGGGCTGCCGGACGGCCTGACCGGCGCGATCCCGCTGTCCGCCGCCCGGTCGGCGGGCCCGGCGGAACTCGCCGAGCTGCTGGCCCGCAACGCGGTCGCCGCGCCCGCCTACGGGCCGGCGCTCAACCTGGGCGGGGTGCTCCGGCTGGCGGACCGTCAGCTGGCCGCGGCGGGCGCGGGACCGGGACGGATCGCGGGGCTGGCCGCCGATCGGGTGGAGCGGGCGGACGGCCTGTCCGGCGAGGAACCCGGCGTGCCGCTGACCGTTCTGGTCGGCGAGCCGGGCAGCGGGCGGACCACCGAGCTGGCGGCCCTCGCGGTGCGTCGCAGCACCGGTGCCAGGGCGCTGCCGACCCTCTGGCTGCGCGGCGCGGACCTGCGGGCGCCGGACCGCTGCCTGCGCGCGGTGCTGGCCAGGACGCTGGCGCGGCTCGCCGCCGGGGCCGACGAGGCGGCGGTCGCCCAGGTCTGCGCGGCGCGCGACCGGCCGCTGCTGGTGGTGCTGGACGCACCCGAGGAGGCCCCCGGTCTGCTCGGCACCGCCTGGTGGACGGCGACGCTGGCCTGGTTGGCCGCGGCGCGGGTCCGGCTGCTGGTGGCCTGCCGCCCGGAGAGCTGGGAGCAGTACTCAGCCTCGCTCGATCCGGCGCTGCTGCGGCTGCACCGGCTGAGCCCGCTCGGCGGCTCGGCCCTGGAACTGGCCGCCCGGCAGTACGGGGTGACGGCGGGGCAGCAGCAGCTGCGTCCGCTGCTGCTGCGGCTGGCGGGGGAGCTGCGGGCCGCCGGCCTCGATCCGACGGGGGCCGAGGCGGGCGAGCTCTGCCAGGGGTGGCTCGACCTGCGCTGCCTGCGGATCGCCGAACGGCTGGCCAGGGAAGGCCTGCGCCCCGCCTCGCACCGCAAGGGCGGCACGGTCCCGCCGGTGCCCGTGATCGCGCCGGGCCGGGTGCGCCGACTGGCCGTGACGGTGGCCGGCCGGGTGCACGAAGCGGCCCGCCGGATGCTCGGGCCGGGACAGGGCGGGCTGGGGCGGGCGGTGTTCGAGGAGCTGTTCCCGGCCGACGGCGGCTGGGCGGCGGCGGTGCTCGCGGAGGGGCTCTTCGTGCCGGCGGGCGAGGGCTACCGGCTGGCGCACGAGGAGGTCGCGGACTGGCTGCAGGGGCAGCACCTCGACCTGGACGCGACCCTGCGCCTGCTGGTGGAGCAGGACCGCCCCGTCGCCCGGTGCGTGGTGCCCCGGCACCGGGTGGGCGCGGTGGAGGCGGCGCTGCGCTCGCTCGCCCGGGCGCGCGGGGCGGCGGGGCTCGATCCCTGGCTGCACCGGCTCTGGCGACCGCTCGCGGAACGGGACACCGAGCCGGGCGAGGCGGCGGATGAGGCAGCGGGCGAGCCAGCGGACGGGGAGGCCCGCTGGTGGGCGGCCCGGCTGCTGGCCGCGGGGCTGCGGGCCGGCCAGGACCCGCAGGCCCACGGTGACCTGCTGGAGCTGATGGCGGAGCGACTCGCGGCGGCACCCGCCCGCTGCGCATCGGGCACTGGGCCGGTGGCGCGGTTCGGCCCCGGGTTCTGGGCCGAACTCGCGCTGCCCGCCGAGCGCTGCTGGGCCCTGCTGCGGCTGCTGGTCCGGGCGGACGGCCCCGAGCAGGGCTTCCTGGCCCTGGCGGCGGCCCGGCTCACCGCCACCGGGGTGACGGCCTTCCCATCGCTCTGCCGCTGGTTCGAGGACGGCCGGGCGCTGCCCGCCCGCCCCGGCGCGACCGTCGCCGACCTCGCGCACGACCTGCTCTTCGCCCACCGGGCGCTGGGCGTCGACGAACTGACCGAGGCGCTGGTGGACACCGCGCACCCGAGAGCCGACGCGCTGCTGACCGTGCTCGCGGTCGAGGAGCCCTCCGCGCTCTGCCGCGCGGTGGACCGGTGGAGCCACGACGCCCGCCCGGAGCGCCATGTGGCCGCCGCCGTGCACGCGCTGCGCACCGCGCCGTACGCCACCGGCGCCGGGCGCGAGCTGCTGCGCCACACCGCGCTGACGCTGCTCGCCCGGGAGGGCGAACCGGGCCTGCACGGGGCCGCGCTCGCGCTGCTGGTCCGCGATCCGGCCACCCGGGCCCGGCACCTGACCGGCGCGCTGGCGGCGTACGCGGCCGACGACCCGTTCATCGGCCCGGAGGTGCTGGGCCCGGCGCTGACCACCGACACCGGCGCGGTGCTGGCCGCTTTCGAGGCCCGCCTGGCGCGGCCCGGACCCGGCGCCGCCGCCGTGCTGCGGGTGCTCGCGGACGCCCCGGCCGGGACCGGCGGGTCCGGGGCGCCGGGCTCGCTGCCCGATCCGGCCACCCGGCTGGCCGGGCGACTGCTGCGGGACCGTCCGGAGCGGGCCGAGCTGGTCGCCGAGTACCTGAACCGGCGGCTGACCCTCGGCACGGCGGGCCGGGGCGACCTGACCGCCCTGCTCGGGGCACCGCCCGGTGAGCGTGCGGCGCCGGTCCGGCGCGCCTTCGCGCTGGTCCTCGCCTCGCCGCAGGACGACCCGGGGCCGACCCGGGCGCTGCGCCGCGAGTTCCTGGACCGGCTGCTGGCCACCGAACGGGAGCCGGACGTGCTGGCGCCGGCCCTGGAGCGGCTGGCCAACGGCACCGCCCGCCAGGACCCGGGGTGGACCCGCGCGGTGGTGTGCCGGATCGCGCTCGCCTGGGAGCGGGGCGAGGGCGGGCCGGAGCGCTGGGACGCGCTGCTGGTGCGCTGCGCGGGCCGCGCCGCCGACTTCGCGCAGCTGCTCGCCGAGTGGCCCGCCGATGACCGCCCGCCCGCCGGCGGGCCGCTGCTGGCCCGGATGCGCGCGCTGCTGGCGCAGGGCCGGGACCCGCAGTACGCGGCGGCCGAGGCCGAGCGCACGCCGGTGCGGGCGGTCACCGCCGTGCTGCCGCGCGCAGCGGGTGTTCCGGTGCCCGGGCGCGGAGCGGCGCATGGCACGCTATAGGGGATCGAGTTCGAGCATGTGAGCAGTGGCGGAAGAAGAGGAGCGGTCAGGGTGCAGCGCTGGCGTGGCCTGGAGGAGATTCCCGGCGACTGGGGACGCAGCGTCGTCACCATCGGTTCCTTCGACGGTGTGCACCTCGGGCACCAGCTGATCATCAACCGGGCGGTCCTCCGGGCCCGTGAACTGGGCGTCAAGGCCGTGGTGGTGACCTTCGACCCGCACCCGAGCGAGGTGGTCCGCCCCGGCAGCCACCCGCCGCTGCTGGCCCCGCACCCGCGCCGGGCCGAGCTGATGGCGACGCTCGGCGTGGATGCCGTGCTGGTGCTGCCGTTCACCGCCGAGTTCTCCAAGGAGTCGCCGCAGACCTTCGTCCAGCAGGTGCTGGTGGACGCGCTGCACGCGCGGCTGGTGATCGAGGGGCCGAACTTCCGGTTCGGGCACAAGGCGGCGGGCGATGTCGCGCTGCTGGCCGAGCTGGGCCGGGCCGCCGACTTCGAGGTCGAGGTGGTCGACCTCCAGGTGCGCGGCGCGGCGGGTGGCGGCGAGCCGTTCTCCTCCACGCTGGTGCGCCGCCTGGTCGCCACCGGTGACATGGCCGGAGCCGGTGAGGTGCTCGGCCGTCCGCACCGGGTCGAGGGGACGGTGGTGCGCGGTGCGCAGCGCGGTCGCGACCTGGGCTACCCGACCGCGAACGTGGACACCGTGCCGCACAGCGCGGTCCCGGCCGACGGGGTGTACGCGGGGTGGCTGACGGCGAGTGGCGAGCAGATGCCGGCCGCGATCTCGGTCGGCACCAACCCGACCTTCGACGGCACCGCCCGCACCGTGGAGGCCTACGCGATCGACCGGGTCGGCCTGGACCTGTACGGGCTGCACGTGGCGGTCGACTTCCTCGCCTTCCTGCGCGGCATGGAGAAGTTCGACACCATCGAGGCGCTGCTCGACCGGATGGCCGCCGACGTCAAGCAGGCCCGCGAGCTGACCGCGAACGGCTGACGGCCGGACGACTGACGCGGCGCCCGCCCCGAGAAGCATCGGGGCGGGCGCCGCGTCAGTTGCTCAGCTCTGGGCGGGCGGCGGCGGGTAGCCGTAACCGCCGGGCTGCTGCGGGGGCTGCTGCTGCGCGGGGCCCGGCTGCTGCGGCGCGCCGGACGGCGGGTAGCCGTAGCCCGGCGGCGGTGCGGTG contains:
- a CDS encoding serine protease; translated protein: MAGDLEGSDPADPYGALVGISTSTGRTLGHGFRADADGTVLTADEVVAEAAERGDGLRVRAAGESHPLAPGALTRCPELGLAWLTVDRAAVAGAPLPVAEAAPLPGQDVLLPGVGRGGLIGAGTALAGGLGQARLLSGVLLLDLPPGTEPVAGLPVLDPATGVVLGLLAPALRGLPDGLTGAIPLSAARSAGPAELAELLARNAVAAPAYGPALNLGGVLRLADRQLAAAGAGPGRIAGLAADRVERADGLSGEEPGVPLTVLVGEPGSGRTTELAALAVRRSTGARALPTLWLRGADLRAPDRCLRAVLARTLARLAAGADEAAVAQVCAARDRPLLVVLDAPEEAPGLLGTAWWTATLAWLAAARVRLLVACRPESWEQYSASLDPALLRLHRLSPLGGSALELAARQYGVTAGQQQLRPLLLRLAGELRAAGLDPTGAEAGELCQGWLDLRCLRIAERLAREGLRPASHRKGGTVPPVPVIAPGRVRRLAVTVAGRVHEAARRMLGPGQGGLGRAVFEELFPADGGWAAAVLAEGLFVPAGEGYRLAHEEVADWLQGQHLDLDATLRLLVEQDRPVARCVVPRHRVGAVEAALRSLARARGAAGLDPWLHRLWRPLAERDTEPGEAADEAAGEPADGEARWWAARLLAAGLRAGQDPQAHGDLLELMAERLAAAPARCASGTGPVARFGPGFWAELALPAERCWALLRLLVRADGPEQGFLALAAARLTATGVTAFPSLCRWFEDGRALPARPGATVADLAHDLLFAHRALGVDELTEALVDTAHPRADALLTVLAVEEPSALCRAVDRWSHDARPERHVAAAVHALRTAPYATGAGRELLRHTALTLLAREGEPGLHGAALALLVRDPATRARHLTGALAAYAADDPFIGPEVLGPALTTDTGAVLAAFEARLARPGPGAAAVLRVLADAPAGTGGSGAPGSLPDPATRLAGRLLRDRPERAELVAEYLNRRLTLGTAGRGDLTALLGAPPGERAAPVRRAFALVLASPQDDPGPTRALRREFLDRLLATEREPDVLAPALERLANGTARQDPGWTRAVVCRIALAWERGEGGPERWDALLVRCAGRAADFAQLLAEWPADDRPPAGGPLLARMRALLAQGRDPQYAAAEAERTPVRAVTAVLPRAAGVPVPGRGAAHGTL
- a CDS encoding bifunctional riboflavin kinase/FAD synthetase encodes the protein MQRWRGLEEIPGDWGRSVVTIGSFDGVHLGHQLIINRAVLRARELGVKAVVVTFDPHPSEVVRPGSHPPLLAPHPRRAELMATLGVDAVLVLPFTAEFSKESPQTFVQQVLVDALHARLVIEGPNFRFGHKAAGDVALLAELGRAADFEVEVVDLQVRGAAGGGEPFSSTLVRRLVATGDMAGAGEVLGRPHRVEGTVVRGAQRGRDLGYPTANVDTVPHSAVPADGVYAGWLTASGEQMPAAISVGTNPTFDGTARTVEAYAIDRVGLDLYGLHVAVDFLAFLRGMEKFDTIEALLDRMAADVKQARELTANG